CGAGGAGAGAACCCGCCTCATGCCTTTCTCGGTCCTCCTGGAAGTAGCCCTCCAGCCCTGCGGGTGGCTTGCCGCTTATGTGGGCTCTGCACTCACGAGTGACATTGATCTCTCCTTCAGGAACCTTGGCGGCGAGGCAACTGCGTATAAGCCCGTGACAGAAAGGACGGGCCTTCTCACGACGGGGGTAAAGCTTGCCAGGGTCTCCACCTCGGGGGGGATGATTATCCAGCACTATGAGTTCGAGATGAAAGACCGTGAAGACATCGTCTACAGGGGGAGCACTTACTTCGGCTTCTTCTCCAAAGAGGCACTGAGAAACCAGGTGGGAATCCGCGATGCAAAAAAATACGAGCCAGGTTCCACAGATCTTTCGGGATGGGCAGCCTCTCCCTTCCCCACCATGTCGCCATTCCCCGGTCCGCAGCTTGCCATGATAGACACTGTCGAGTGCCTTGCACCTTCCGGAGGTCCTGCCGGCCTCGGCTACATAAGGGGCACCCTCAAGGTGGACCCCTCGGCCTGGTTCTTCAATGCCCACTTTTACCAGGATCCCGTCATTCCGGGGTCCCTTGGCCTTGAGTCAATGATCCAGCTCATGAAATTCATGGCCCACACAAGGTGGGGCAAAGAGGAGAAGGGCGGCTCCGCACCCTTCGTGCCGATGGTCCCCGGGTACCGCCACTCATGGCTTTACCGCGGGCAGGTCATTCCCCCCGACAGGCTCGTCACCGTAGAGTGCTGGATCACCTCCCGCGACGACCTGCACCGCTTCATCACCGCCGACGGCTTCCTCACCGTGGACGGGAGGCTTATCTATGGAATGAAAGATTTTACCCTCGCCATGGAGAATATCGGGACATGCGCTACATGAAGGTATATCTCGAGGCAATCGGCTACGAGCTCCCTCCCCTGGTGGTGACCACCGGGGAGCTGGAAGAGCGTCTGGCGCCCCTCTTTGCGAAGCTCCACATCCCCGAGGGACAGGTCGAGGAATGGACAGGGATCCGCGAGAGACGATGGTGGGAGGCCGGCTATCCCCTCTCCCAGGGCGCCGTGGAAGCTGCAAGGAAGGCAATCAGGCAGTCCGGCATAAGCCCCCGCGACATCGAAATCCTTATTTACGGCGGCGTGTGCCGCGAGCAGTTTGAGCCCGCCACGGCATGCAGGGTGGCATCACAGCTCGGCATCAGCCCCGATGCGGAGATTTTTGATATAAGCAACGCATGCCTGGGTGTGCTCAACGGCATCGTGGAGGTGGCAAACCGCATAGAGCTCGGGCATATAAGGGCGGGGCTCGTAGTCTCCGCCGAATCGGCGAGGGAAATCAACGAGTTTGCCATAGAGCGCATGCTCAGGAAGGGTACCATGGAATACTTTGTGGGAGCCCTGGCTACTCTTACGGGGGGCTCAGGGGCCGTGGCGGTCCTCGTCACCGACGGGTCTTTCACCGGCACTCCAGGCCACAGGCTTGTGGGAAGTGCGGCTTGCGCTGATCCCGAGTTTCACAGCCTCTGCCGCTGGGGCATGGAAAGGGCGGCCGGAGAGCATTACATCATGACCATGTGCACCGACTCGGTGGCGGTGCTGAAAAACGGCGTGGAGCTCGGGAAAAGAACCTGGAAGCGCTTTCTCCGGATAATGGGGTGGAATGCCGGCGACGTGGACAGGACCATATGCCACCAGGTGGGCTCAAGCCACCAGGAGGCCATCCTGAAAGCCCTGGGCATCGCGCCCGAAAAAGATTTCGTCACCTATCCGTACCTCGGAAACATGGGCACCGTCTCCCTCCCCCTCACGGCAGCTCTTGCCGACGAGCGGGGCCACCTCAGGAAAGGCCACCGCACGGGATTCCTCGGCATAGGAAGCGGCCTCAACTGCCTCATGCTGGGGTGGGAGTGGTGAAAGCATACTATCCTTTCATAGGCCACCACCACGACATCGGCGGCCTGAAGCTCCATTATCTTGACGAGGGTAAGGGCGATCCTGTCGTGATGATCCACGGCAATCCCACATGGTCCTTTTATTACCGATCCCTCGTTGAGGCTCTCAGGGGCTCATACCGCGTCATCGTGCTCGATCATATCGGGTGCGGGCTTTCCGACAAGCCCGGCCGCCAGACCTACCCTTATACTCTTTCCCGGCGCGTCGATGATCTTGAAAACCTCCTCGCCTTGTGCGGCGCAGAAAAAGACCTTACCCTCGTGGTCCATGACTGGGGAGGGATGATCGGGATGACGTACGCCGTCCGCCATCCCGAGGCCGTGAAGCGGTTCGTGGTGCTCAACACCTCTGCCTTCCGACTTCCCGCAGGAAGGCCCTTCCCATGGATGCTTGCCCTTATAAGAAACACTCCCCTGGGAGCCTTTCTCGTGCAGGGCCTCAATGCCTTCTGCCTGGGAGCTCTCGCCTTTTGTGCAAAGGAGAAAAAGCTCTCCCGTGAAGAAAAGGAGGCATACCTCGCCCCCTATGACACCTGGGAGCACCGTATAGCAGTGCTGCGCTTTGTCCAGGACATCCCCCTCAGGCCAGGCGACGACTCCTACGATACAGTGGTCTCCACCGAGGAGCACCTGGGCCTTTTCAGAGACCATCCCATGCTCATCCTGTGGGGGATGGGCGATTTCGTCTTCGACGGCCATTTCCTCGAGGGATGGGCGCAGCGCTTCCCGAAGGCCCTCGTTCACCGCTTCCCCGGTGCCGGCCATTATGTGCTGGAAGATAGAGGAATTGAGATTGCGGCCCTCGTAAAAGAATTCCTTGCAGCCAATCCTCTCAAGAGGTAAGCCATGACACCACCCGCCATAGTCAACGTGGCCATGCACCTTCCAGAGATGGCCCGGCAGAAACCCCACTCCATTGCCGTAGTCTGCCCCCAGGGGCGTGACGGCGGGGGCAGGGTGACATACAGCCACCTTACCCTGAAACAGCTCAACGACGAGAGCGACACCCTCGCATGGGGCATTGAGTCTGCAGGCATCAGGCGCGGCACGCGCACGGTGCTGATGGTATCACCCTCCCTTCCCTTTTTCGCCCTCACCTTCGCCCTTTTCAAGACAGGCGCCATTCCGGTGATGGTCGATCCCGGCATAGGCATCAAAGGCCTCGGGCAGTGCCTTGCCGAGGCGGAGCCTTCTGCTTTCATAGGGATTCCCAAGGCACAGGCGGCCCGCCTGCTCTTCAAGTGGGCCTCATCGACGGTAAAAATCTCCATCACTGTGGGAAAACGCCTCTTTTGGGGCGGATTTACTCTCAAAGAGATAAGAGAGAGGGGACTGGGGAAAGGCCCTTACAGGATGGCTGAAACGGGCGCCGGCGACATTGCCGCCATTCTTTTCACCAGCGGGAGCACCGGTGTCTCCAAGGGAGCCGTATATACTCACGGCATCTTTGACAGCCAGGTGAAGTACCTCAGGGAGATCTATGGCATCGAGCCCGGTGAGATGGACCTTGCCACCTTTCCTCTTTTCGCCCTCTTCGGCCCCGCCCTGGGAATGACAGCCATCATCCCCGACATGGACGCCTCGCGTCCTGCCTCGGCCGACGCCGGCAGGCTCATCGAGGCCATCGAGGACTTCGGCGCCACCAATATGTTCGCTTCGCCGGCCCTCATCAACAAGGTGGGGCGGTACGGCGAGTCGCGGGCCATCACCCTTCCCTCACTCAGGCGCGTCATATCGGCAGGGGCCCCCGCAAGGCCCGACGCCCTGGAGCGCTTTTCAAAGATGCTGGGGGAGGGCGTGGAGATTTTCACTCCTTACGGCGCCACGGAAGCCCTCCCCGTCTGCAACATCGGGAGCAGGGAGATCCTCGGCGAGACAAGAAAGGAGAGCGACGAAGGGAAAGGTGCCTGCATCGGAAAGCCCGTCAGGGACATCACGCTGAAGATCATAAAAATAACCGATGAGCCCATTGCCGCGTGGTCGGAAACCCTTGTCTCGCCGAGGGGCGAAATCGGCGAGCTGGCCGTGAAAGGGCCTATCGTGACAAGGGAGTATTACCAGCGTCCAGAGTCCACAAGGCTTGCGAAGATCGCCGAAGGTAACGGCGGGGAGTTCTGGCACCGCATGGGCGACGTGGGCTACGAGG
This genomic stretch from Candidatus Eremiobacterota bacterium harbors:
- a CDS encoding alpha/beta fold hydrolase; amino-acid sequence: MKAYYPFIGHHHDIGGLKLHYLDEGKGDPVVMIHGNPTWSFYYRSLVEALRGSYRVIVLDHIGCGLSDKPGRQTYPYTLSRRVDDLENLLALCGAEKDLTLVVHDWGGMIGMTYAVRHPEAVKRFVVLNTSAFRLPAGRPFPWMLALIRNTPLGAFLVQGLNAFCLGALAFCAKEKKLSREEKEAYLAPYDTWEHRIAVLRFVQDIPLRPGDDSYDTVVSTEEHLGLFRDHPMLILWGMGDFVFDGHFLEGWAQRFPKALVHRFPGAGHYVLEDRGIEIAALVKEFLAANPLKR
- a CDS encoding fatty acid CoA ligase family protein, with the translated sequence MTPPAIVNVAMHLPEMARQKPHSIAVVCPQGRDGGGRVTYSHLTLKQLNDESDTLAWGIESAGIRRGTRTVLMVSPSLPFFALTFALFKTGAIPVMVDPGIGIKGLGQCLAEAEPSAFIGIPKAQAARLLFKWASSTVKISITVGKRLFWGGFTLKEIRERGLGKGPYRMAETGAGDIAAILFTSGSTGVSKGAVYTHGIFDSQVKYLREIYGIEPGEMDLATFPLFALFGPALGMTAIIPDMDASRPASADAGRLIEAIEDFGATNMFASPALINKVGRYGESRAITLPSLRRVISAGAPARPDALERFSKMLGEGVEIFTPYGATEALPVCNIGSREILGETRKESDEGKGACIGKPVRDITLKIIKITDEPIAAWSETLVSPRGEIGELAVKGPIVTREYYQRPESTRLAKIAEGNGGEFWHRMGDVGYEDERGRIWFCGRKSHRVVTAERTLFTIPCEAIFNAHPAVFRSALVGVKRNGATVPVMCIELEKGTPGEKEGKIREELLARGARYPHTKGITTLLFHPSFPVDIRHNAKIFREKLALWAERTMP
- a CDS encoding 3-oxoacyl-ACP synthase III; the protein is MRYMKVYLEAIGYELPPLVVTTGELEERLAPLFAKLHIPEGQVEEWTGIRERRWWEAGYPLSQGAVEAARKAIRQSGISPRDIEILIYGGVCREQFEPATACRVASQLGISPDAEIFDISNACLGVLNGIVEVANRIELGHIRAGLVVSAESAREINEFAIERMLRKGTMEYFVGALATLTGGSGAVAVLVTDGSFTGTPGHRLVGSAACADPEFHSLCRWGMERAAGEHYIMTMCTDSVAVLKNGVELGKRTWKRFLRIMGWNAGDVDRTICHQVGSSHQEAILKALGIAPEKDFVTYPYLGNMGTVSLPLTAALADERGHLRKGHRTGFLGIGSGLNCLMLGWEW